Within Fusarium keratoplasticum isolate Fu6.1 chromosome 8, whole genome shotgun sequence, the genomic segment CGTTtttgagggagaagagcaCCCGAATTTCCGATCTCAAGGTGGTACCCTAGACCTCCATACGGCAACAGGTCTCGCAGCCCTCAAAGAAGCAAAACTCTTTGATGAGTTTCTCAAGCATGCTCGATACGATGGACAATATCTTGCCATTGTTGACAAGAACCTTGAGTATCTCCTGGTGAAAAACGCCGATGGGCCATACAACAAGATTCAGGAGCGGCCTGAGATTGATCGCAGCAAACTCCGCGAGCTTTTATCCCAGTCGCTTCCGGAGGGTGTCATCAAATGGGGCCATCGCTTGAAAAAGGTTGAAGGACAAACACTTATCTTCGAGCACACTACAATCGACGGCTTCGATATCATCGTGGGTGCAGATGGAGCCTGGAGCAAGGTCCGGAAGGAGATCGACCCCAACCTAGTGCCCGAGTATTCAGGCATAGGCTTGCAGGAGCTGGAAGTCACAGACGTTGAGAACAGAGCCCCCGATCTCTATAAGCTCGTTAACCGTGGTAGCGTCTTTGCTGGCTGGGAGGGTAAGCGCATGTCCATCCAGCAGATGGGTGACGGGTCTCTCAGCGTCTACTGCTCCCATGTCATCAAAGAAGCGGACTGGATGAAGCCTGAGAAATGCGAATACGATGCCGGCAACATCAAAGAAGTCGCTCCAGCCCTGCTCAACGGCCTCTATAAAGACTGGGATCCTCGACTCAAGCGAGCGATAGAGATGGCAGATGGCAGATGCACACCTCGATCGCTGTTCATGCTCCCCGTCGGCAAGAAATGGACACACAAGCCTGGTCTCACACTCATTGGCGATGCCGCGCATCTCATGACACCCTATGCTGGTGAGGGCGTAAACCAGGCCCTCGACGATGCATCACTGCTTGCAAAGGCAATCATCGGAGCAGCcgacaaagatgatgatTCGCTAGACAAGGCAATCCAAGAGTTTGAAGAGACAAATGTTTGCTCGGGTTGGCCCTGTCCAGAAGCTGACAGCCGAGTTGATGCAAGACTGGATGATGACCCCCGGCGCGCCGCAAAGCGTCATGGCAGTGTCGATGAGTCGTCATGTTAGACATCAACTACCGTGGGTGCTTCAACCGCTGGGTGTTGCAGCTGTGCACAGCTATTACTTTTTGAAGAATAGGGGATGGGTGAGATAGGGGCTTGAAGGGGAAGCATCATGGGTAGATGACCGACTCTCTGAAACAACTCAAGGGATAGTTGAGAAGAGGGCAATGGATACGCAAGGGAGGGGAGTTCATGGAATAAAGAGAACTGGATTATACATATCTAATGAACAATAAAGGCGTTGTTTTTCAAGCATCGAAAGCTATAAATGCTATCCACAACCCCGTATTGCTTGGCGTCCTGGGCCTAACCTGAACTGAATGTTGGATTGGAATGGTTGATGCTGCACATCATGGAATGCTGGGGTTGACGATAGCGCGATACATGTCTTTTCGCGGCAAGCTGACCCAGTTCCACGTTTCTCGCTACCAGAATGACTAGCCGGAGACAACACCGAGACATCCCCAGCCCCATGTGACCAGGGGTGCTgatctccatccatcataAGGACCCCGAATCCACGACCACCCCCAGATTCTTCCCCATGATCCCGCAGCGCAGCTTCATGGGCTCGCTCTGAGGAAGTTGAATCGGCTTGCGCGGAATCTATAGACAGCGACAGAATGGATAGCTCTCAGGCGCCGCTTATTGCGGGCAACcgcgatgacgaggagctcgagtATGATGTCGCCGAAGGATCTCCCGCCGAGCCCGGCAAGTCGGGGAGCGAGAGGCCTACCGTGTTTGTGTTGGCTTTGACTTTTGCTGCTTGTATCAGCGGTTTGTTGTTTGGATGTAGGCTTCTGATTCTCCTTTTCTATGTCGTGGAATGTTTCGCTGACAGACAATTCAAGATGATACCGGCGTCGTGTCGGCTACCCTCGTCTCCATCGGAACGTCCCTCTCGAACCGCGAACTGACCTCGATGGACAAGTCCATCATTACATCCTCGACGTCCCTCTTTGCCCTTATTATCTCGCCCTTTTCCTCCGTCCTCGCCGATCGTTTTGGCCGAAAACGCGTCATCCTCTATGCCGATGTCCTGTTCGTTGCGGGAGCCATCCTCCAAGCATGGTGCTCTACGGTCTTTACCATGGTTATTGGGCGATGTATCATCGGTGCAGCAGTTGGAGCTGCGAGCTTTGTTGTACCGCTGTACATTGCTGAGGTGGCACCCGCAGCACATCGTGGACGGCTGATTACAACCAACATCATATTTGTCACGGGCGGCCAGGTGATAGCATACATTATCGGATGGCTGTTCTCGACCTACGGCTCTGAACAGACGGGATGGCGGTGGATGGTTGGTCTGGGTGCTCTGCCGGCTTTAGTCCAGGGCGGCATGATTGCCTTCATGCCCGAAACGCCACGCTGGCTTGTCAAGGTCGGCAGATCCGTGGAAGCCAAGAACGTGATCCAGCGGGTGAACGGCGGGGCATCGCAGCATGACGCAGATGTGGTGGTCCGGGAGATTGAGCTGGAGGCGCGGGAAGAGTACGAGGCGCAACGGCTACGGGATCACCAAACGTCTGGCCGATGGAAGCGGTTGGGTGCGTGGGAAGCTCTGTTCAGGGAGGGGAGGAACCGTCGAGCGCTGGCTATCGCTTGTCTCCTCCAGGGCTTCCAGCAGCTCTGTGGTTTTGTGAGTGAGCCCCGGTGAACTACGAGTTATGCTACGAATCGTTGCTAACGCGAATGTGATAGAACTCACTGATGTACTTCTCTGCAACCATTTTTACGGCTGTTGGTTTTGAGAGCCCAACCCTCACCTCGCTGGTGGTAGCAGTCACCAACTTCCTCGGTACCGTCGCTGCCCTGGGACTCGTTGATCGCATTGGACGCCGAAGAGTGCTGCTTTATTCGATCCCCTTCATGATCATCGGTCTGTTGCTGTCGGCACATGGTTTCTCGTTCATGACACTTGCCCAGCCAtcagaggccaagaaggatccTCCTGCCACCGCCGGACACGAGGTTGCAGCCATTACGATTCTCGTGGCCATCATGGTCTATGTCGGAGCGTACGCGCTGGGCATGGGCAACGTGCCGTGGATGCAGAGTGAGCTGTTCCCCCTCGCTGTTCGATCATTGGGAAGTGGAATAGCGACGGCCACATGTTGGGGAGCCAACTTTATAGTCGGCCTGACATTTCTGCCGCTGATGGACCTGATGAGTCCGTCGTGGACGTTCGTCCTGTACGCAGTAATATGCTGCATCGGTTACTTTATGGTTTGGAGGATCTATCCCGAGACGGCAGGGTTGACTCTAGAAGAAGCGACGGCGTTATTGGATGATGGGTGGGGAGTGCGATGATACCTGTCTAGGGTCTAGATATTACTCGTGTTGCAATTAGACTTGAGGAATGACACATCAATAAATTTCTTCAACTGTGGGAACTGATGGCCTGACGagtttgcttctttttctcgTCTAGAAGCGTCTCGACGTCTCGATGAACAAGACAAGATAAGAAATTCATTAAGTGTTGCGGCTTAGAAGCGGCAATCCCCGGCGTTTCAAGAAAGAagggagagggagctccCGTGGCTCTAAGAACGAAACAGGACAGTCCCGCGATAGCCAAGACGTCGGATGGCGGATGCAGTTAGCGGATCACGGCTCAAGAAATTACATCACCGTGCATCGCCGTCGTGCGAGAGCGCGCGAGGGCCGAGCAAAAAGAATATGCAAGGTGAGACACCTGCAAGAGTGGGGACCTTTTGTTGTTCGGCACCGCGCTCGGCGGCTTCCGTTAAAGGCATTCGATCTTTGTGTGACGCCTTTGTGGTATGTTTAAAGGGAGAGCCAACATCGGGTTTAAGCCATGCTTGCTCAACGAAAAGCCGGGCAGGCATGAATGAAAGTTTGGATTTAGGCAGTTGAACGGCAAGGATACTTCCCGTCAGGGGGTCATGAAGCTCGGGGGAACTGACTGGATTTGATGATAAAGCTGTGGCCCCTGCTGTTGTCGAGGAATTCATTCCTTACACTTTCTTTAAGATATTCCCAGGGGAACGGTGGGGCTTCGGGGACTTGAAATCAGGCGGCCCTTTGGAGCCCAATAATGGGGACCGGCTTATCAAGATTTCTCGAGTTGTTGGGTCAGAGAGTGAGTCTTTCACGGATCTCGGCTCCGTGGTGAGCGCCGCGgccgagagcgagagagCGAGGTGCATTTGTTGCTGAGCGAGCAACTCATCCATGGAGAGGCTGAGTAATTGACAAATTGTTCCCCCTGCGAAGCGTCGTCATGGGATCATCTAAACGGATATACCAGTCTCTGCTCCGGATATCGAGTGCTTGGCCCTGCGTGTCCTGCATCTGCTGGGTCACTTACGGAGTCACCCCCTGGTAAAAACACGAGGGAGACGGTGCCGGTGCCGAGAGCGGCTGCCGAGAAAAGAGTGGGACCCCTTGCTCCGGTGTGGACCATACCATGCATCTCTTTTCtgatgcttgcttgcctgcaAAAGGGCCGCCACAACAGAGATTTCTTGCCAATTGACTGACAGGGTTTCGTGCTCTTGTCAGTCATGGGTTTAGTAATTGTTGTTTAGCTTCGGGTCCTCGCGCTTTGGATGGAAGAGAAAACGAGATTGCCTCTGACACGTGGGgagggagcttggagaaATCTTGGACCTTGTTTATTATATAGATGCCGTCACCCCATGATCATGTTGCCTACTTTACTCAAACAAGCTATCCCCATTACTTTTAGATCTCATGACAGTATCTTTTTCTTGCTTAATTAAAAGTGCTTGAGCGTGTCCAGCCCGTCTTTGACTACCTATACCCAGTACACTTGTTCATCCCACTCATCACTCCGATTATTACCTACTCGACCGCAACCGGCATCCTTCATCCGTCCTTGACTCGCCCTTATACAGTAGCGTCGGCCGACTTTCTCAACCTTGAGCGAACCCTTAAACCGGCTTCAGCTATAGCGTCATAGCCCGAACCCGAACGAACAAGAGAGGGGACAGCTCCCGTCTATTCTGCTCTGCGCCCGTTCGACGTTGGTTATATTTTCTATCGCCTTCACACCATCTTTTTCGACTCGAACCGGTTCACTACATAATCGATTCTACATACCAATTCCTCTCCAACTTGCTTCATCTCTGAGAGCGAGTACTCTATACACACAGACTTGCGCAGAACCATATTCGCCATGCCTATCAATCCCGTAGACCAGGGGATGATCGACGCCGAGCGCGATGCATCTCCTCAGCAATACCAGCAGCGCGCCAGCGGCGAGATTGAGCGCGTCCTGTCTGCTTCCACcgtctcatcatcctcatcctcctcctcgaacCGCCGACGGAGCAACTCTCTCGCCCAGCCCTACAACACCATCAGCCGCATCTCGACCCAACGCGACCTAGAGCGTCACCCCACGGCGCTGAGCCGTATCGCGACCGCCCGCAGCCAGCACAATGCCACcgtcggtggtggtgtgCGCTCCCGCACGAGCTCTCGTGCCTCCCGACATCCCCTCCCTGCCTTTGGCGCCGGAAAGCCGTATCCCCCTCCGCTGCCTGAGCAGGAGGAGTATGTCGTCGAGTTTGATGGCCCCGATGACCCAATGCATTCGCAGAATTGGccgttgaggaagaagctcatcactgctgctgtgcttggcttcaccaccatgacTTCCGCCTtcacatcctccatcttctccgccGCTACTCAGATTGTCGCCAAGGAGTACCACGTGGGTACCGAGGTTGGTCTTTTGGGAACAACCTTTTACGTTCTTGGTTTCGCTTTTGGACCTTCGCTCTGGGCTCCTCTCTCCGAGTTGCGAGGTCGACGTCTTCCTCTGCTCATCTCCATGTTTggtttctccatcttctccattgGCTGTGCTACTGGCAAGGATATCCAGACTATCCTTCTCTGCCGATTCTTCAGTGGCTTCTTCGGTGCTTGTCCTCTTGCTGTCGTCGCTGCTGTCTTTTCCGACATGTTTGACAACCGAACTCGAGGAACAGCCATTACACTCTTCTCAATGGCCGTCTTTACTGGTCCTCTGCTCGCTCCCTTCATTGGTGGCTTCATCGTCGAGTCTCACCTCGGCTGGCGCTGGACTGAGTACCTTCCCACCATCATGGGTTTCACCGCTCTGATTCTCGACTGCATCTTCCTCGAGGAGACCTACCCCCCTGTGATTCTCATCGAGAAGGCCGCCGATCTGCGACGACGCACCAAGAACTGGGGTATCCACGCCAAGCAGGAGGAAATCGAGGTTGACTTCAAGGAGCTCGTCCAGAAGAACTTTTCTCGACCTCTGCGTCTGCTCTTTACCGAGCCCATTATTctgcttctctccatctACATGAGCTTCATCTACGGCCTGCTCTACCTCTTCCTCACTGCTTATCCTCTCGTCTTTGTCGGTGTCCACGGCTTCAACATGGGCGAGTCTGGCCTGGCCTTCTTTGGCATGATCTGTGGTCAGCTCATTGCTGGTGCTTCCGTCATTGCTCAGCAGCCCTGGTACCTCCGCAAGCTTGCGGCCAACAATGGCATTCCCATCCCTGAGTGGCGTCTTCCCAACGTCATGGCTGGTGGTGTTTCTTTTGCTATCGGTATCTTCTGGTTCGGATGGTaagcttctctttctcccTCTCACTGAATCTCGGTGTCTAACAATTGCCAGGACTGGATACACTCGCAGCGTCCACTGGATCGTCCCCGCTCTGAGCGGTCTCTTCACCGGTTTCGGTCTCATGTCCATCTTCCTTCAGTCTCTCAACTATCTCGTCGACGCCTACCTCATGTTCGCCGCCTCTGCCATCGCTGGTAACACCTTCCTGCGATCTCTTTGCGGTGCTGGATTCCCTCTGTTTGCTCGTCAGATGTTTGAGGGTATGGGTATCCAGTACGCTGCCACTCTCCTCGGCTGTGTTGCTGCCGTTCTCGCTCCTATTCCCTTCATCTTCTACAAGTATGGCGCCAAGATCCGACAGAGGAGCAACTACGCCCCTACCGGTCCCCCCATGGGTGCTGCTTCTTCgtccgaggaagaggagaaggagaaccagAACAACGAGGCTCTCGCGTCGTGTGTGGCTCGACGGGATAGCGTGACCAGCAACGCCAACAAGGAGACCGTCTAAATGGTCATTTCTGTGTTTTTTGCTTCATATTGTATAGCATGCTGTTTCATTTGGAGTTGTCGGGCATCTGCCGGGAGGCATGGCGTTTTGTGATGTCATGTTCATGGGGACCGGCAACATGGGGAGGCAGCGGATCTGAAAAATGTTTATCTCGCCTGGTCATGTCTAGGAACATGATGCGAGATGGTGATATACTGACTGGCACGTAATGTAATACCCTATATAAAAATGTcaaatttttataaaaacaTCAAGCATCTGGTTATGTTCGACAAGTCAATCTTTGTGTGATGGTTCAGCTAGCTGTTGTGATAGTTCAGGGTATCTGCGCTTCAGAAGCATGTCTTCACAACTAATTACATCGCGATAATAAGCCAGGATAGACATGTTTCTTTATTCCTCGGTTGAGAAATCGCTCTCATCTAATTCTAATCTTCGTACATTTGAGCATGGTGTGAATTATCGCTCTGTTAACTCGGGTAAAGTGGCTTTGTGTCTAAGACCCAGCGTCGTTATAACATGTCACACCGACTCCCTCGTTCTGCATCACGTTTACTAGGCTTCTCTCAAGTAGAACCCATTTTAATCTCTGAATATTTTTCTGTGTTAAAATTTTGCCCACGAATGTCTAGTGTTGGTCTCTATATTGTCATGACATGCAAAAAGACTGCTTTGACTCTGGGGTAACTAAGGTTGCATGTCTGACTATTCTATCAAAGTCACTTTTCGAAAACCCAAAAACCGCGTCTATTAGCATATTGTAACTTTTCCTTGAGCACAGGGACATAGATATGGCTTCACTACTGTAGTCTTGGCGCGGCTGGAGGGTATCCTGGTCGGTAAGCAGATGTACTGCCACAGAGCTGACCTCCACAAAAGGTGACATTATGCAAGTTGACCTCTTCTCTGGCTGCCTAAATTGAACTGCTTCTCATTGTTAAACTCGACACTTTCATCCACTTCAGTCCCAATACTCCATTTCAAATAGGCTTTCACTCTTGGGATCCCCTTTAGCCCTATACTACACCCTGGTCGTCCGAATTGTTACACCACTTCAACAGAATGACTCAACCTGCCGACAGAGTCTTTCACACCTTGGAGCTGGCGCAGCACATCGTGCACCACCTGGAAGAAAAGGATCTCTTCACTGCTTTGGGCATCACCAAAGCCTTGTGGGAAAGTAAGGAGCCTGTCTCTGCATGGCGAGAGTACATCAGGCGGTTTGGTTACGCGGACAGCTTGATCGATCAGTACACCGACAGATACCACCTACGGGATATTTATCTTCGCATCTGCCGCTCGGCTGATGCCATCAACCGCGGGACCAACCCGAAATGCAAGCGAATAGACTTGCGCTCCGACGACCCAGACGATAGTTTGGTGTGTATGGGCAAGCAGGATGTTCATTACCTGTCCCGTCAACTTGTGGAGGATGAAATCGACATTTACACCCTGGACCATAGGGGTTTGAAACTGCTACACAAGGGAAAAACCATGCGCCTTATGTGCTGCTTCGACAACTCTTCCCGCCTTCTGGGCAACGAGGACGACCAAATAGTGGCCCGCAACATTAAAGATTGGTCATTGTCTGGCTCATTTGGAGCCTACAGGCCGCTGCAGCAGTGGTGGACACAAGATCGACATGTCTTGACCTTCCGCGTAACGGAAGAAGGTGAAACATCCAAGACAATATTCGAGGTCTGGGATGCTCACGGTGTGAAGCGTGGAGAGCTGGTACACCCAGAACACGGATGCACGTTTCATGATGTAGAGAAACCGGGGGAGAACCTCATGGCGACGGGGAGCGAAAGACATGTCAGGGTCTGGGATCTAGACACCTTGAAGTGCGTCTACGAGTACTCTGCTCCTGAAGACAACCCGAGCGCCATGCTAGACCTGCACCAGAACATTGTCTTCTATACTCCCCACATAGGCTTGTGGTTCACAGACTTCTGGACGACAGATGGAAGCCCCATCACGAGAGCCAGGGCGGAACTAGTGACGCGTGCCAACTCATCATGGTGCAAGTTCTCAGATGGCACTATGGTCACATATCCTTGGGACATGACGCTCTGCGACCCGGAAGGCGCGGAACTATTTGCCATATATTACAGCTCCAATCTGGAAGAACCCTATGAGCTCGACGCCGGTATCCTACTCGAC encodes:
- a CDS encoding MFS domain-containing protein yields the protein MDSSQAPLIAGNRDDEELEYDVAEGSPAEPGKSGSERPTVFVLALTFAACISGLLFGYDTGVVSATLVSIGTSLSNRELTSMDKSIITSSTSLFALIISPFSSVLADRFGRKRVILYADVLFVAGAILQAWCSTVFTMVIGRCIIGAAVGAASFVVPLYIAEVAPAAHRGRLITTNIIFVTGGQVIAYIIGWLFSTYGSEQTGWRWMVGLGALPALVQGGMIAFMPETPRWLVKVGRSVEAKNVIQRVNGGASQHDADVVVREIELEAREEYEAQRLRDHQTSGRWKRLGAWEALFREGRNRRALAIACLLQGFQQLCGFNSLMYFSATIFTAVGFESPTLTSLVVAVTNFLGTVAALGLVDRIGRRRVLLYSIPFMIIGLLLSAHGFSFMTLAQPSEAKKDPPATAGHEVAAITILVAIMVYVGAYALGMGNVPWMQSELFPLAVRSLGSGIATATCWGANFIVGLTFLPLMDLMSPSWTFVLYAVICCIGYFMVWRIYPETAGLTLEEATALLDDGWGVR